The Cloacibacillus sp. An23 genome segment CGTCCCCCCGTGGGCAGGACCGGCGGGAAAAGCCGTCCCGTCCGCGACATGATAGACGGCCTGCACATCGCGCGGGATTTCGCGCCTTACAGGTATTTCCTGCTGATGATAACGGCGACGGGATTTTTCGCATTTCCGAGCATAACGCTGATGCCGGCGATGGCGAAGAGCGTGCTGAACGGCTCGTCGAAGACTCTCGGCTTCCTGCTGATGGGCGTCGCGGTAGGCGCGCTCGCCGGCTCGCTGCTGATGGCCTCGCGCAAGAGCGTCGCGCGCCATTCATGGTGGTGTACGCGCACATGCGCCGCTTTCGGCGTATCGGTGATGCTCTTCTCGCTCTCGCGCAATATATGGCTCAGCATAGCGCTCGCGGCTCCGCTCGGCTTCTGTCTCGTGACATGTACGATAGCCTGCAACACCCTGCTCCAGACCATGACTGAGCCGGAGAGCCGCAGCCGCATAATGGCGCTCTACACTCTTGCGAACATCGGCATCCCGCCCTTCGGCAGCATGCTCGCGGGCCGGTTCGGCGACCTCACGAACACCGGCTGGGCGCTCTTCGCCTGCGGCGTCTGCTGCACTGTGTCGTCGCTCTTCTTCACGCGCAGAATCGACCGCATCGGCGGCGAGGTCACGGCGGCGCTCAAACGCCAGGGGGCGCTGCGATGAAGCTGAGCCTTCGCGGTAATCCGGTGCTCGCGGCGGATCTGACGCTCGCGCTCGTCGCTCTGATATGGGGCGCGGGAATTCCGCTCTCCGCCGTACTCGCGCGCGGACTCACACCTCTTTGGGCTGTCGCGCTGCGTATGCTGCTCGCGTCGTTCTTCCTTATAATTATGTTCCGCCGCACGATAACGTCGTCGAGCGCGCGCGACTGGAAAATTTCTTTTCTCCTCACGGCGGTGCTGACGGCCGTATTCGTCTCGATGACCTTCGGCCTCTCCTACAGCACGGCGAGTAAGCAGGCCTTCATCGGCGGGCTGAACGTCATACTGGTCCCGCTGTTCGTCTGGCTCTTCTACCGGAAGCGTCCGCCCGCACGCCTCTTCGCCGGCGCGGGGCTCACGACCGCGGGGCTGCTCGTCATGGGCTTCACGCCTGGAATGGAGTTCAACTTCGGCGACTTCCTCTCGTTCATCATGGCGGTATCCTACGCGCTGCAGATCATAGGCGGCGGGTTCTGCGCGCGGCGCGTCGAACCCGCGCGTCTCACGGCGCTGCACATAATCATGCTCTCTGCAGTGCTGACGGCGCTGGCGCTCATATTCGAGCCGCTGCCGCAAATCTCCGACTTCACGCCCAAGATATGCGGCGCTCTGCTCTGCGTCTCGCTCTGCAACACGATACTATGCTTCAACATGCAGTTCCGCGCGCAGAAAAAAACCAGCGCGACGCACGCGGCGGTCATCTTCTCGCTCGAGGGGCTCTTCGGCTACATACTCGCCGTCGCGAGCGGTCAGGACCCTTTCCACCTCCAGGGGGCGCTCGGGGGGCTCATGATCATCGCGGGAATGCTTGTGACCGAGCTTGACGGCGTGACGACGCGCAAAAAATAGCCGGAGCTCTGCAGATCCGCGCCCGTACCGGCTTCCATTACCTGACAGCGCCGGCGCCGCCGTCCGCCGCGGCGCGTGGTTTTTATTCATTTGAACAAATGATTATAATTTGAAGTTGAATGAATTCTTCTTGCGTTTGAACATTGACGCTCGTTTCACAAGAGATAAAATGAAGGGTCGAAAACAGGACGCGCGCGGCGCGCGTCTAAAGGGGACCTGAGATGAGATTCAACTGGGAATATTTCTTCGAGACTCTTCCGCTGATTGCGAGCAAACTCAACGTCACGCTCTCGCTCACTCTTATAAGCGCTTTTTTCTCTCTTGTAATAGGCATCGTGCTCGCGCTCATCAGCTATTACAACGTCAAGGGGCTGAGCCAGCTCCTGCGCGTCTGGATTTCGTTTATACGCGGCACGCCGGTCGCGACGCAGCTTTTCTTCTTCTATTACGGAATGGCGAACATCAGCTCGATAATCCTGAACATGTCGCCTACGGTCGCCGTCGCGGTCATTATGAGCCTCAACATGGGGGCGTTCGTCTCAGAGTCTATACGCGGCGCGCTGATTTCCGTAGACGAGGGGCAGCGCGAGGCGGCGATGTCGCTCGGCATGAGCGGATGGCAGATGACGACGCGCATAGTTATACCGCAGGCGATACGCGTCGCGCTCCCCCCGCTCTTCAACGACCTTATCAACCTCTTCAAGATGTCCTCGCTCGCCTTCCTCGTCGGCGTGCGCGACGTCATGGGCGCGGCGAAGATAGAAAGCACGCAGACCTTCCTGTTCTTCGAGTGCTATGCATGCGTCATGGCCGTCTACTGGGTCGTCACGC includes the following:
- a CDS encoding DMT family transporter; the protein is MKLSLRGNPVLAADLTLALVALIWGAGIPLSAVLARGLTPLWAVALRMLLASFFLIIMFRRTITSSSARDWKISFLLTAVLTAVFVSMTFGLSYSTASKQAFIGGLNVILVPLFVWLFYRKRPPARLFAGAGLTTAGLLVMGFTPGMEFNFGDFLSFIMAVSYALQIIGGGFCARRVEPARLTALHIIMLSAVLTALALIFEPLPQISDFTPKICGALLCVSLCNTILCFNMQFRAQKKTSATHAAVIFSLEGLFGYILAVASGQDPFHLQGALGGLMIIAGMLVTELDGVTTRKK
- a CDS encoding MFS transporter — translated: MRFPDALRALNSRNYRLFFTAQTISMTGLWMYRVAIGWLVFRLTDSNSALGLMDFVASLPIFFLSPLAGAVVERLDLRKLIFRTQACCMCIAFAFAFLTFTDLITYEIILALVLARGLLDAFEMPARYSLVSYMVDAKEDVGNAVALNSTLFNTARMIGPTVGGFVIHAFGEAFCFFSNSFCYLSTLWALSRMRLSRPPVGRTGGKSRPVRDMIDGLHIARDFAPYRYFLLMITATGFFAFPSITLMPAMAKSVLNGSSKTLGFLLMGVAVGALAGSLLMASRKSVARHSWWCTRTCAAFGVSVMLFSLSRNIWLSIALAAPLGFCLVTCTIACNTLLQTMTEPESRSRIMALYTLANIGIPPFGSMLAGRFGDLTNTGWALFACGVCCTVSSLFFTRRIDRIGGEVTAALKRQGALR
- a CDS encoding amino acid ABC transporter permease, with product MRFNWEYFFETLPLIASKLNVTLSLTLISAFFSLVIGIVLALISYYNVKGLSQLLRVWISFIRGTPVATQLFFFYYGMANISSIILNMSPTVAVAVIMSLNMGAFVSESIRGALISVDEGQREAAMSLGMSGWQMTTRIVIPQAIRVALPPLFNDLINLFKMSSLAFLVGVRDVMGAAKIESTQTFLFFECYACVMAVYWVVTLMLTFVQRRLEARCNAIY